DNA sequence from the Brachybacterium avium genome:
GGCGAGCGTCAGTTCACCCGGGACAACAAGATGCTCGGCACCTTCGAGCTCACCGGCATCGCTCCGGCCCCGCGCGGCATGCCGCAGGTCGAGGTCACCTTCGACATCGATTCCAACGGCATCGTGCATGTGACCGCGAAGGACCGCGGCACCGGCAACGAGCAGTCCATCCAGATCACCGGCGGTTCGGCCCTGTCCGACGAGGACATCGACCGCATGGTGAAGGACGCCGAGGCCCACGCCGCCGAGGATGAGGAGCGTCGTAAGAACGCCGATGCCCGCAACACCGTCGAGCAGCTCGTCTACCAGGGCGAGAAGCTGCTCAAGGACAACGCGGAGAAGATCGAGGACGGCGACAAGACCAAGGCCGAGGACGCGATCAAGGAGGCCAAGGAGGAGCTGGCCAAGGAGGACGCCTCGACCGAGGACCTCGAGGCCAAGCGCGACTCGCTCAACGAGGCCCTGCAGGCTGTCGGCACCGCGATCTACTCGCAGGCCGAGGGCGCTGAGGGTGCCGAGGGTGCTGAGGGCGGCGCCGAGCAGCCGGCCGATGCGTCCGATGATGACGACGTGGTCGACGCCGAGATCGTGGACGAGGACGAGGAGCAGAAGTGATGACCGAGGACCCGAGCACTCCCGATGACGCGCAGCGTCCCGAGGACGAGCCCAGGTTCTCCTTCACCGACAAGCGCAAGGTGAACCCGGAGGACGGCACCGTCCGCCCCTCCGGGGCCACCCCCGCAGCCGAGGGCCAGGGGGCCGGCGAACCGGTCGACCCCTTCGACGCCGAGGCGGCGGAGCTGTTCGAGCAGGCGGCCCAGAGCGGGGAGGACACCTCGCTCCCGGCCGATGCCGGACGGGTCGCCGAGCTCGAGGGCAAGGTCACCGAGCTCACCGAGCAGCTCAAGCGCGATCAGGCCGAGTACGTCAACTCGCGCCGCCGGATCGAGGGCGCCGCCCAGGTGAGCAAGGAAGCGGCGGTCGCCGGCGTCCTCGGCTCGCTGATCGGGGTCCTGGACGACGTGGAGCTGGGCCGCCAGCACGGCGACATCGCCGAGGGCACCCCGTTCCACGCCATCTCGCAGAAGCTCGAGGAGGTGCTCGGCTCGCACGGCCTGAAGCGCTTCGGCGCCGTCGGGGAGGAGTTCGATCCGAACCTCCACGAGGCACTGATGCACGAGGACGCCGAGGACGCCGAGACCACCACGATCTCGCTCGTCATGCAGCCCGGCTACGCGATGAACGAGCGGATCCTCCGACCCGCTCGCGTCGGCACCCGCGGCCCCGCCTGACAGCGGACGTCTGAGCGACCCGCTCACCTCGGTGCGGGGCCTGCCGGTCCCCGGCAGGCCCCGCACCCGCTTCACCCCATATATTCGATCCCGCAGCTGAGGCTCCCGGAAGGAGACGCACATGTCCGGACAGGACTGGCTCGACAAGGACTTCTACGCGGTCCTCGGCGTCTCCAAGGACGCCGACGCGCAGGAGATCAAGAAGGCCTACCGCACACAGGCCCGGAAGTACCACCCCGATCACCACCCCGATGACGCCAAGGCGGAGGAGCGGTTCAAGGAGATCGGCGAGGCCTACTCGGTGCTCAACGATGACGAGCAGCGCCAGCAGTACGACGCCATCCGGGCGATGGGCTCGGGCGGCGCCCGCTTCTCCGCCGGCCAGGGAGGCCCCGGCGGAGCCGGCTTCGAGGACATCTTCTCCTCGATGTTCGGCGGCGGCGGTCACCCCGGTGCCCGCCCCGCCCCCGGCGGTGGCGGTGCGAACCCCGACATCGACGATCTGCTGAAGATGTTCGGCGGCCAGGGCGGCGGCTTCGGCGGGGAGGCCCGGCCGGTTTCTCCCCGAACCGCACCCCGGCGAAGGGCTCGGACACCTCGGCCCGCACCCGCATCAGCTTCCGCGATGCGGCGCTGGGCACCGATCTGCGACTGAACGTCGACGGTCGCACGGTCACCACCCGCGTCCCCGCCGGCGTGCACGACGGTCAGAAGATCCGCCTGCGCGGCAAGGGACGACCCGGTCCCGGTGGCGCCCCCGCCGGCGACCTGCTGTTGACCCTGGAGGTCGAGGAGCACCCGGTGTGGAGCGCCGACGGCAAGAACTTGAAGATCACCGTGCCGATCAGCTTCGACGAGGCGGTGCTGGGCACCACGCTGTCCGTCCCGCTGCTCGACGGCGGCACGGTCTCGGTGAAGGTCCCGCCGGGCACCCCGTCCGGTCGTACCCTGAGGGTGCGCGGCAAGGGCCTGGTGACCAAGAAATCCACCGGTGACCTCCACGTCACGGTGCAGGTCGCCGTCCCCACCCATGTGGAGGGCGCGGCCAAGCAGGCCGTCGAGGACCTGCGGACGGCGTTGGCCGAGGAGGATCCGCGGACCGGACTCGCCGAGGCCGCCGCTCGCTGAGACCCCTCCACTGAGCCTCCACCCGACCGCCGCCACCGGATCCCTGAGAGGAGCACCCCGATGCACAGCTCGCACCGCTTGGACGACCGGGCCCCCGTGTTCGTGATCTCGGTGGCGGCGGAGCTCTCCGGCATGCACCCCCAGACCCTGCGCCAGTACGACCGGCTGGGGCTGGTGATCCCGCAGCGCACCCGTGGCCGCGGCCGCCGGTACAGCACCCGCGACATCGCGCGCCTGCGGGAGATCCAGGGCCTCTCCCAGGAGGACGGCATCAACCTCGCCGGGATCAAGCGGATCCTCGAGCTGCAGGACGAGGTCTCCACGCTGCAGGACCAGCTCGGCCGGGTCCGCGACAGGCTGGAGACGATGACGCCGGCTCAGCGGCGCGTGTTCTCCGCCGATCGGGACGGGGAGATCAGCGCCCTGCGCCGCGGGGAGCGCCCCCGGCGCCGCGGCAGCAGCAATGCGTTGGTGGTATGGAGGCCTACGCGCCGTTCGTGACGGGGCGCGCCGGCGGGGCCGGACGCACCCCGGCGAGGCGGTAGATCTCCTGCAGCTGCAGGGCGACCTGGTCGAGGTCGACGCCCTCCGCAGCGTGGCGGCCCGCTGCGGTGAGGTCCGCGAGCTCACCGTCGAGCTGCGCCTGGAGCTTTCCGACGACCTGGCCCGCGAACTCGGGCCCGTCCCCGGTGACCTGGTGGGTGAGCACCCCGTCGGGCATCGCCTCGCGATACAGCGGGATCCCGC
Encoded proteins:
- a CDS encoding nucleotide exchange factor GrpE, whose amino-acid sequence is MTEDPSTPDDAQRPEDEPRFSFTDKRKVNPEDGTVRPSGATPAAEGQGAGEPVDPFDAEAAELFEQAAQSGEDTSLPADAGRVAELEGKVTELTEQLKRDQAEYVNSRRRIEGAAQVSKEAAVAGVLGSLIGVLDDVELGRQHGDIAEGTPFHAISQKLEEVLGSHGLKRFGAVGEEFDPNLHEALMHEDAEDAETTTISLVMQPGYAMNERILRPARVGTRGPA
- a CDS encoding heat shock protein transcriptional repressor HspR; amino-acid sequence: MHSSHRLDDRAPVFVISVAAELSGMHPQTLRQYDRLGLVIPQRTRGRGRRYSTRDIARLREIQGLSQEDGINLAGIKRILELQDEVSTLQDQLGRVRDRLETMTPAQRRVFSADRDGEISALRRGERPRRRGSSNALVVWRPTRRS